One Phenylobacterium hankyongense DNA segment encodes these proteins:
- a CDS encoding YybH family protein, whose amino-acid sequence MSEILERNAASEVSEAVRAAIEEADAAFMEAFNRGDAGAAARGVYTRDAQIQPPGAPLIEGREAIAEFWAGGRQELGIKTAQLATVKLRPAGPYVHQLGAFTLTFADGAQATGKYAVLWKEEDGQLKWHVDTWNMDA is encoded by the coding sequence ATGTCCGAAATCCTGGAGCGAAACGCTGCGTCCGAGGTGTCGGAGGCGGTGCGTGCAGCTATCGAGGAGGCCGACGCCGCTTTCATGGAAGCCTTCAATCGCGGGGACGCCGGCGCAGCCGCGCGCGGCGTCTACACCCGCGACGCCCAGATCCAGCCGCCCGGCGCGCCGCTGATCGAGGGCCGCGAGGCCATCGCCGAGTTCTGGGCCGGGGGGCGGCAGGAGCTGGGGATCAAGACGGCGCAGCTTGCCACCGTGAAGCTGCGGCCAGCCGGCCCCTACGTCCACCAGCTCGGCGCCTTTACGCTGACCTTTGCCGACGGCGCCCAGGCGACCGGCAAGTACGCCGTGCTCTGGAAAGAGGAGGACGGCCAGCTGAAGTGGCACGTCGACACCTGGAACATGGACGCCTGA
- a CDS encoding molybdopterin-binding protein codes for MSQFNRRGWIKGAGAGLAGLWLAACDKLNENPAALGVLRGAEGLTRRAQRLVTDRKALAREFPPAAISADFKPNGSVDPDDPAYRAHLANGFADWRLVIDGLVERPLALSLAELRAQPSRTQITRHDCVEGWSSIGKWTGARLGPLLDQAGLKPNARYIVFHCADSLEQTLDGSGQYYESIDLIDAYHPQSILAYAMNDRPLPVAHGAPVRLRVERQLGYKHAKYVMRLEAVEDFAHIGRGKGGFWEDRGYEWYAGI; via the coding sequence ATGAGCCAGTTCAACCGCCGCGGCTGGATCAAGGGGGCCGGCGCCGGGCTGGCGGGCCTGTGGCTGGCGGCCTGCGACAAGCTCAACGAGAACCCCGCCGCGCTCGGCGTGCTGCGCGGCGCCGAGGGCCTGACCCGCCGCGCCCAGCGCCTGGTCACCGACCGCAAGGCGCTGGCCCGCGAGTTCCCGCCCGCCGCCATATCGGCGGACTTCAAGCCCAACGGCTCGGTGGACCCCGACGACCCCGCCTACCGCGCCCACCTGGCGAACGGCTTCGCGGACTGGCGGCTGGTGATCGACGGCCTGGTGGAGCGGCCGCTGGCGCTGAGCCTGGCGGAGCTGCGCGCCCAGCCGTCGCGGACCCAGATCACCCGCCACGACTGCGTTGAGGGCTGGTCCTCGATCGGCAAGTGGACCGGCGCGCGGCTCGGCCCGCTGCTCGACCAGGCGGGGCTGAAGCCGAACGCCCGCTACATCGTCTTCCACTGCGCCGACAGCCTGGAGCAGACCCTCGACGGCTCGGGCCAGTACTACGAGAGCATCGACCTGATCGACGCCTATCACCCGCAGTCGATCCTGGCCTATGCGATGAACGACCGACCGCTGCCGGTGGCGCACGGCGCCCCGGTCCGCCTGCGGGTCGAGCGCCAGCTGGGCTACAAGCACGCCAAGTACGTCATGCGCCTGGAGGCGGTGGAGGACTTCGCCCACATTGGCCGCGGCAAGGGCGGCTTCTGGGAAGACCGCGGCTACGAGTGGTACGCCGGCATCTGA
- a CDS encoding cytochrome b/b6 domain-containing protein yields MGDKVLVYRHAGVTRLTHWINVLAVSLLLMSGLQIFNAHPALYWGAKSTFATPWISMDAAAKAGEPIGVTTIAGHRFETTGVLGYSGKPGMREPRGFPAWATVPSYRDLADGRRWHFFFAWLFVINGLVYWAMGLVGGHLRRDLLPSGADLKPRNVWHEIVTHAQLKFPKGEAARRYNVLQKLSYLGVIVVLAPLMLGTGLTMSPGVDAAFPWLLDLFGGRQSARSIHFISASLIVLFVIVHVVMVVASGTWNNIRSMITGRYAIEVEKGAA; encoded by the coding sequence ATGGGCGACAAGGTGCTGGTCTACCGGCACGCAGGCGTCACCCGCCTGACCCACTGGATCAATGTGCTGGCCGTCAGCCTGCTGCTGATGAGCGGCCTGCAGATCTTCAACGCCCACCCGGCGCTCTACTGGGGGGCCAAGTCGACCTTCGCGACCCCATGGATCTCGATGGACGCCGCGGCGAAGGCGGGCGAGCCGATCGGCGTCACCACCATCGCCGGCCATCGGTTCGAGACCACCGGGGTGCTGGGCTATTCCGGCAAGCCGGGGATGCGCGAGCCGCGCGGCTTCCCGGCCTGGGCGACGGTCCCCAGCTACCGCGACCTGGCCGACGGCCGGCGCTGGCACTTCTTCTTCGCCTGGCTGTTCGTGATCAACGGCTTGGTCTACTGGGCCATGGGCCTGGTCGGGGGCCACCTCCGGCGCGACCTGTTGCCCAGCGGGGCGGACCTGAAGCCGCGCAACGTCTGGCATGAGATCGTCACCCACGCGCAGCTGAAGTTCCCCAAGGGCGAGGCGGCGCGGCGCTACAACGTGCTGCAGAAGCTCAGCTATCTGGGCGTGATCGTGGTGCTGGCGCCGCTGATGCTGGGCACCGGCCTGACCATGTCGCCGGGCGTCGACGCGGCGTTCCCCTGGCTGCTCGACCTGTTCGGCGGCCGGCAGTCGGCGCGCTCGATCCACTTCATCTCGGCGTCGCTGATCGTGCTGTTCGTCATCGTCCACGTGGTGATGGTGGTGGCCTCGGGGACCTGGAACAACATCCGCTCGATGATCACCGGCCGCTACGCCATCGAAGTCGAGAAGGGCGCCGCATGA